CCCCGATTGGGAAGCCGATCGCCAACGCTTAGCCGATTGTGCCATCGGCTTCGGCCAAGCGGCACAGGGAGGAAAAGGCGGCCGCTTTTATCTCGTAACCGACTCATCTGACCATGACACAGTGAACCCTGTCCCAGGAACCCTCCGTCACGCGGTCATCCAAGATGAACCCCTATGGATCATCTTTCAATCCAGCATGCTCATCAAGCTCAAGCACGAGCTCATAGTCAATAGCTACAAAACCATCGATGGTCGTGGCGCCAACGTCCACATTACCGGGAACGGATGCATCACTTTGCAATACATAAGCAACGTGATCATCCATAATGTGCATGTCTACAACTGCAAACCATCAGGGAACACCGACATACGGTCCACTCCGACTCATGTAGGTCACCGTGGTCGATCAGACGGAGACGGGATATCGATTTTCTCATCAAGAAACATATGGATAGACCACTGTGCCCTGTCACATTGCACCGATGGATTGATCGATGCTATCATGGCGTCCACGGCCATCACCATTTCTAACAGCTATTTCTCACACCACGACAAGGTTATGCTGTTGGGACACGACGATAGGTACTTGCCGGACTCTGCAATGCAGGCATGACGAATGGTTACTCTTATTTTTTAGGGATTTCGAGTTAGTTTGTATCTTGATCGTGAGAGCTTCGATGCGACAGGTGACGATCGCGTTTAATCATTTTGGAGAGGGGCTGGTGCAAAGGATGCCAAGGTGTAGGAGAGGGTACGTACATGTTGTCAACAATGATTTTACACAATGGGAAATGTATGCAATTGGTGGCAGCGCTAATCCCACCATTAATAGTCAAGGCAATAGGTACACTGCCCCGGTTGACTCTAATGCTAAGGAGGTAATTTTCCCCAACTTTTCGTATCATCGATATGCTAACCTTCGTGTCCACCCGTGAGATGATCTTCGTTTATTGGATGTATAATTTGAATATGTTTCATCACATCTAATAGATGAGTGATACTTATTGATGGACACAGTAAGTATGCATGCAACATATAGTTTATAAAACTATATGTATGCATACATACCCAATGCCTTTTTATGATAACCATAGAATTGATAAATTATTACTTTTCTtagttaataatattttattgactTGGGAAGTGGCATGGTTAGAAAAGTTGAATTCTTAGGATTGTGATATCCTTGTTTTTTCTATTAGCATGTAATAAACTAAATGGATCTAAAAGTATTTCTTGGTAGCCATCACGTGTGTTGCATATGAATAAATTGAGTAGGTCTCgtctgagacggtctcacgaatctttatctgtgatacggatcaactctatcgatattcacaataaaaaataatattcttagcataaaaagtaatattttttcatgggcCCAAATAatagatccgtctcacaaaatacgacccgtgagaccgtctcacacaagttttgccGAACAAATTAGACCGAATAATCAAATACTTGTCTGTGAAAATATTGTTTGTGTGCGTgagtataattaattatttatttattattgcaAGTTTCATTTCAACATGATATATATAGGTGACAAAACGTGTGGAAACGGACGAGAACGTATGGAGTGAATGGAATTGGAGAACAGAAGGGGACATATTGGTAAATGGGGCATTTTTTGTGCCGTCCGGTGCCGGCCGGAGCATCCAATATGCTAAGGCATCTAGCGTCGAGCCTCGGGCGGCTGTCTTCGTCGACCAACTCACTGTGAGCGCCGGTGTTCTTGGCGGCCCCAGGTATGTATAAATCATTTCAACTCCAATTTGTGcccaaaaacacacacacacacacttcaataatattttattttaaatttaaaaatactcgAGAAATAAAGCTTTTGTAGCATTTTTTTAGTGGGTCACGATAAATGTGGTCCCTATAATTGGAAATCGATAATATGGGCCCACTAAACCATGATGCATACCTGTTGGGCCCATTGGACTTTATACCCAAAGTGGAGTTTGAAAAGAATCTTTAACCGATG
The sequence above is a segment of the Primulina tabacum isolate GXHZ01 chromosome 6, ASM2559414v2, whole genome shotgun sequence genome. Coding sequences within it:
- the LOC142548832 gene encoding putative pectate lyase 5 gives rise to the protein MYSSPPPLSFFPFFFQRMLPQNSILLVCLFIYISSSAAASDFLNLTVPHQHPDPEALVQQVQRKLNDSISRRQMLLTNPPECLTGNPIDDCWRCDPDWEADRQRLADCAIGFGQAAQGGKGGRFYLVTDSSDHDTVNPVPGTLRHAVIQDEPLWIIFQSSMLIKLKHELIVNSYKTIDGRGANVHITGNGCITLQYISNVIIHNVHVYNCKPSGNTDIRSTPTHVGHRGRSDGDGISIFSSRNIWIDHCALSHCTDGLIDAIMASTAITISNSYFSHHDKVMLLGHDDRYLPDSAMQVTIAFNHFGEGLVQRMPRCRRGYVHVVNNDFTQWEMYAIGGSANPTINSQGNRYTAPVDSNAKEVTKRVETDENVWSEWNWRTEGDILVNGAFFVPSGAGRSIQYAKASSVEPRAAVFVDQLTVSAGVLGGPRDNSISMSYGGRGGDDRDSGSAGDGDFLGMIFGSGTTSTQSSPTTMMFLSLLIILIIIRSATHPHYYSILLLLS